One segment of Streptomyces bathyalis DNA contains the following:
- a CDS encoding RNA polymerase sigma factor: protein MDEVLLRSLTPSVLGILVRRGADFAAAEDAVQDALVEAVRVWPAEPPRDPKGWLVTVAWRRFLDATRAETARRRREDLVDEEPAPGPVPAADDTLQLYFLCAHPSLTPSSAVALTLRAVGGLTTRQIAQAYLVPEATMAQRISRAKRTVSGVRFDQPGDAATVLRVLYLVFNEGYSGDVDLAAEAIRLTRQLAAAFDHPEVAGLLALMLLHHARRAARTAPDGSLVPLAEQDRGRWDTKLIAEGVEILQAALARDRLGEFQAQAAIAALHADAPTAEETDWVQIVEWYDELTRLTDSPVVRLNRAVAVGEADGPRAGLVALAALDESAPSGSSSRGDSLPRRAAVAAYLHERDGNLAKAARLYVEAAEKAPNLAEREHLTRQAARLNAQLRR from the coding sequence GTGGACGAGGTCTTGCTCAGGAGCCTCACGCCGAGCGTGCTCGGGATCCTCGTCCGCCGCGGAGCAGACTTCGCGGCGGCCGAGGACGCCGTTCAGGACGCGCTGGTCGAGGCGGTCCGCGTCTGGCCGGCCGAACCGCCCCGGGACCCCAAGGGCTGGCTGGTCACCGTGGCCTGGCGCCGGTTCCTCGACGCGACCCGGGCGGAGACCGCCCGCCGCCGGCGCGAGGACCTCGTCGACGAGGAACCGGCACCCGGGCCCGTGCCCGCGGCGGACGACACGCTTCAGCTCTACTTCCTGTGCGCCCACCCGTCGCTGACGCCGTCGTCCGCGGTCGCCCTCACGCTGCGCGCCGTCGGCGGGCTGACCACCCGCCAGATCGCGCAGGCCTACCTGGTGCCTGAGGCGACCATGGCGCAGCGCATCAGCCGGGCCAAGCGCACCGTCTCCGGCGTGCGGTTCGACCAGCCCGGTGACGCCGCCACCGTGCTGCGCGTCCTCTACCTCGTCTTCAACGAGGGGTACTCCGGCGACGTCGACCTCGCCGCCGAGGCCATCCGGCTCACCCGGCAGCTCGCGGCCGCCTTCGACCACCCCGAGGTGGCCGGGCTGCTCGCGCTGATGCTGCTCCACCACGCCCGGCGCGCCGCCCGGACCGCGCCCGACGGCAGCCTGGTGCCGCTCGCCGAGCAGGACCGCGGCCGGTGGGACACGAAACTGATCGCCGAGGGCGTGGAGATCCTGCAGGCGGCTCTCGCCCGCGACCGGCTGGGCGAGTTCCAGGCGCAGGCCGCCATCGCGGCACTCCACGCGGACGCGCCCACCGCCGAGGAGACCGACTGGGTGCAGATCGTCGAGTGGTACGACGAGCTCACGCGCCTGACCGACAGCCCGGTCGTCCGGCTCAACCGCGCGGTGGCCGTAGGGGAGGCCGACGGACCGCGCGCCGGCCTTGTGGCGCTCGCGGCGCTGGACGAGTCCGCACCGAGCGGGTCTTCGAGCCGGGGAGACTCGTTGCCCCGCCGTGCCGCGGTAGCGGCGTACCTCCACGAGCGCGACGGGAACCTGGCGAAGGCGGCACGGCTGTACGTCGAGGCGGCCGAGAAGGCACCCAACCTCGCCGAGCGTGAACACCTGACGCGCCAGGCCGCCCGGCTCAACGCCCAACTGCGTCGCTGA
- a CDS encoding YciI family protein, protein MSKYLLLKHYRGAPAAVNDVPMDQWKPEEISAHIQYMNDFAARLEKTGEFVDGQALAPEGTWVRYDGEGRPPVTDGPFAETKDVIAGWMVIDVDTYERAVELAGELSAAPGADGKPIHEWLELRPFLTEPPTITE, encoded by the coding sequence ATGTCCAAGTACCTGCTGCTCAAGCACTACCGCGGCGCACCGGCGGCGGTCAACGACGTGCCCATGGACCAGTGGAAGCCGGAGGAGATCTCGGCGCACATCCAGTACATGAACGACTTCGCGGCCCGGCTGGAGAAGACAGGGGAGTTCGTCGACGGTCAGGCGCTCGCCCCCGAGGGGACATGGGTCCGCTACGACGGAGAGGGGCGCCCGCCGGTCACCGACGGACCGTTCGCCGAGACCAAGGACGTCATCGCCGGCTGGATGGTGATCGACGTGGACACCTATGAGCGCGCCGTCGAGCTTGCCGGGGAGCTGTCGGCCGCCCCGGGGGCGGACGGGAAGCCGATCCATGAGTGGCTCGAGCTGCGCCCGTTCCTGACCGAGCCCCCCACCATCACGGAGTGA
- a CDS encoding diiron oxygenase — protein sequence MATTVKPVKLDLHRLEVMAESDYYNPYTVFDWPDTLEEDRPWMSEDLVTLAGTEKWDELTREQQLALTRHEAVNFFSLNVHGIRELLSEVVLRIHTRTYAEASEFLHHFIGEENEHMWFFGTFCRRYLGKVYPAVPQVGVSRLEGVSEAAHELLVFARILIFEEIVDYFNARMATDQALPHIAREINRVHHQDESRHVAFGRRLFTQLLTQVQENSPQDVPVLAEYLEKYLQYSVQSLYNPAVYRDAGLAEPLELRRHLLAHPARHAAHDRILQRTRRFLARSGLDTQGATA from the coding sequence ATGGCGACGACCGTCAAGCCGGTGAAGCTGGATCTGCACCGGCTCGAAGTGATGGCGGAGTCCGACTACTACAACCCGTACACGGTCTTCGACTGGCCGGACACCCTGGAGGAGGACCGGCCGTGGATGAGCGAGGACCTGGTGACCCTCGCCGGGACGGAGAAGTGGGACGAGCTGACACGTGAGCAGCAACTCGCCCTGACCCGCCATGAGGCCGTGAACTTCTTCAGCCTCAACGTGCACGGCATCCGGGAACTGCTCAGCGAAGTCGTGCTCCGCATCCACACCAGGACTTATGCCGAAGCCTCGGAGTTCCTCCACCACTTCATCGGCGAGGAGAACGAGCACATGTGGTTCTTCGGGACCTTCTGCCGCCGCTATCTGGGCAAGGTGTATCCGGCGGTCCCGCAGGTGGGCGTGAGCCGGCTGGAGGGCGTGAGCGAGGCCGCACACGAGTTGCTGGTCTTCGCGCGCATTCTGATCTTCGAGGAGATCGTCGACTACTTCAACGCCCGCATGGCCACGGACCAGGCGCTCCCGCACATCGCACGGGAGATCAACCGCGTGCACCACCAGGACGAGAGCCGCCATGTCGCGTTCGGCAGGCGCCTGTTCACGCAGCTCCTGACCCAGGTTCAGGAGAACAGTCCGCAGGACGTCCCGGTTCTGGCGGAGTACCTGGAGAAGTACCTGCAGTACAGCGTCCAGAGTCTCTACAACCCGGCCGTCTACCGCGACGCCGGGCTGGCCGAGCCCCTGGAGCTGAGGCGTCACCTTCTGGCGCACCCCGCCCGCCACGCCGCGCACGACCGCATCCTGCAGCGCACGCGGAGATTCCTCGCACGCAGCGGCCTCGACACGCAGGGAGCCACGGCATGA
- a CDS encoding acyl carrier protein, with amino-acid sequence MSDDKIAKILAFIHERNPEAGELGLDDDLIDRRAVDSLAFVEFLYLLEELSGETIDPEELDLEDFRTLRAIDKRFLSGAVH; translated from the coding sequence ATGAGCGACGACAAGATCGCCAAGATCCTCGCCTTCATCCACGAGCGCAACCCGGAAGCGGGTGAACTGGGCCTGGACGACGACCTGATCGACCGACGGGCGGTCGACTCGCTTGCCTTCGTCGAGTTCCTCTACCTGCTGGAGGAGCTGAGCGGCGAGACCATCGATCCGGAGGAGCTCGACCTCGAGGACTTCCGCACGCTCCGGGCCATCGACAAGCGCTTCCTCTCGGGAGCGGTGCACTGA
- a CDS encoding alpha/beta fold hydrolase, whose product MTDMTVDDVLETGTVQVSDDIRLSYERRGSGTDIVLLNNFFVDRKSWRAYTGDLAAAARLTAYDLRGQGESTPLADEPVWEEHISDLKALFDGLGIEKAFLVGTSFSTLLCRDFAIAHPDRVHGLVLASPALSPYGPQRLRRLTKSWLHTLDTSGLAVLHDQVYPLVCSDRAVEEVGTAGFLGYKQNFLGIHTVESLRAGLLASTKAPLDPQTLTQVRQPTLLFVGGDDFSLSLDATERLTKLLPDATAVIVPHGGHAAFVEESEWFNREVLAFVRRVTGTDE is encoded by the coding sequence ATGACCGACATGACCGTCGACGACGTGCTCGAGACCGGCACCGTCCAGGTGTCCGACGACATCCGGCTCAGCTACGAGAGACGCGGATCCGGCACGGACATCGTGCTGCTCAACAACTTCTTCGTGGACCGCAAGTCCTGGCGGGCCTACACGGGGGACCTCGCCGCTGCGGCACGCCTCACCGCCTACGACCTGAGAGGTCAGGGCGAATCGACCCCGCTGGCCGACGAACCGGTGTGGGAGGAGCACATCAGCGACCTCAAGGCGCTCTTCGACGGTCTGGGTATCGAGAAGGCGTTCCTGGTGGGCACGTCCTTCTCGACGCTGCTCTGCCGGGACTTCGCGATCGCCCACCCGGACCGGGTGCACGGGCTGGTGCTCGCCAGTCCCGCGCTGAGCCCGTACGGGCCACAGCGGCTGCGCCGGCTCACCAAGTCCTGGCTGCACACGCTCGACACCTCGGGCCTGGCCGTCCTGCACGACCAGGTCTATCCGCTGGTGTGCAGCGACCGTGCCGTGGAGGAGGTGGGCACCGCCGGATTCCTGGGTTACAAGCAGAACTTCCTCGGCATCCACACCGTCGAGTCGCTGCGGGCCGGCCTGCTGGCCTCGACGAAGGCGCCCCTCGACCCGCAGACCCTCACCCAAGTGCGGCAGCCGACACTGCTGTTCGTCGGCGGCGACGACTTCTCGCTGAGCCTCGACGCAACGGAACGGCTGACCAAGCTCCTGCCGGACGCCACCGCGGTCATCGTGCCGCACGGCGGGCACGCGGCCTTCGTCGAGGAGTCCGAGTGGTTCAACCGGGAAGTGCTGGCCTTCGTCCGGCGAGTGACCGGAACGGATGAGTGA
- a CDS encoding 4'-phosphopantetheinyl transferase superfamily protein: MNAGPAGPQFCDELLLHGPGGSVRVVVETAPVRPPRTVAEQHRAGRLATAAALRRAGSRVRTVGRRRDGAPKFPPGIAGSLTHTEDLAVAAVAPGARGVGVDLEPRLPERRLHRFLLNEEERALLWRDGDRAGLRRLFAAKEAAFKALSGYRGAHGGLFWRVRLVLFGDQLWARAGDQYALVRAAAAPDFAFAVAVRLDEPPPFANSPRTQRAWRPATERGPQPPHRL, translated from the coding sequence GTGAACGCCGGTCCTGCCGGTCCGCAGTTCTGCGATGAGCTGCTGCTGCACGGCCCCGGCGGCAGTGTGCGCGTCGTGGTGGAGACCGCTCCGGTGCGTCCGCCCCGCACCGTCGCCGAGCAGCACCGCGCCGGTCGCCTGGCAACCGCCGCGGCGCTGCGGCGGGCCGGAAGCAGGGTGAGAACCGTGGGCCGGCGGCGCGATGGTGCACCGAAGTTCCCGCCGGGCATCGCCGGCTCCCTCACGCACACCGAGGACCTGGCCGTGGCGGCGGTGGCACCAGGCGCCCGCGGAGTCGGCGTCGACCTCGAACCGCGCCTCCCGGAGCGGCGGTTGCACCGGTTCCTGCTGAACGAGGAGGAGCGTGCCCTGCTGTGGCGGGACGGTGACCGGGCGGGGCTGCGGAGGCTGTTCGCCGCGAAGGAGGCCGCTTTCAAGGCGCTGTCCGGCTACCGCGGCGCGCACGGCGGTCTCTTCTGGCGGGTCCGGCTCGTCCTGTTCGGGGATCAGCTGTGGGCGCGTGCGGGTGACCAGTACGCGCTGGTCCGGGCAGCCGCCGCGCCGGACTTCGCGTTCGCCGTGGCAGTCCGCCTCGATGAGCCTCCCCCATTTGCCAACTCGCCCCGCACGCAACGGGCTTGGCGTCCGGCAACGGAGAGAGGACCACAGCCGCCGCATCGCCTGTGA
- a CDS encoding class I SAM-dependent methyltransferase has product MQAVSYTAQWMAAARALESERDDALFTDPLAEALAEPRGSEMIERYAGGGLLPFISIRTRFLDDAIGDLLADGSIRQVVLIAAGMDTRAFRLRWPDGTDLYEVDHGPLIEEKRRRLEALGATPAVRRHELSADLTQEWLPELEMAGFDPSRPTLWIAEALTFFLTEAQAAGLLRLLASHSAPGSHIALDILGRGLLRNPFSRTFLDRLAADGTPWVFGTDEPEEFLAANGWDVVCLREPGQPGAGEGRWPYQVQPRDRRHANRLWLIRARLAAG; this is encoded by the coding sequence ATGCAAGCCGTTTCCTACACCGCCCAGTGGATGGCCGCCGCCCGCGCGCTGGAATCCGAGCGCGACGACGCGCTGTTCACCGACCCGCTGGCCGAAGCGCTCGCCGAGCCCAGGGGCTCCGAGATGATCGAACGCTATGCGGGCGGCGGGCTGCTGCCGTTCATCTCCATCCGCACCCGCTTCCTGGACGACGCGATCGGCGACCTGCTGGCGGACGGCTCCATACGGCAGGTGGTGCTGATCGCCGCCGGGATGGACACCCGGGCGTTCCGGCTGCGGTGGCCCGACGGCACCGATCTGTACGAGGTCGACCACGGCCCGCTCATCGAGGAGAAGCGGCGCCGCCTGGAGGCCCTCGGCGCGACGCCGGCGGTGCGGCGCCACGAGCTGTCCGCCGATCTCACCCAGGAGTGGCTTCCCGAGTTGGAGATGGCCGGGTTCGATCCGTCGCGCCCCACGCTCTGGATCGCCGAGGCGCTGACGTTCTTCCTCACCGAGGCTCAGGCGGCAGGGCTGCTCCGGCTGCTGGCCTCCCACTCGGCTCCCGGCAGCCACATCGCTCTCGACATCCTCGGCAGAGGACTGCTGCGCAACCCCTTCTCCAGGACCTTTCTGGACCGCCTGGCCGCCGACGGCACTCCGTGGGTCTTCGGCACGGACGAGCCCGAGGAGTTCCTCGCGGCCAACGGCTGGGACGTCGTATGCCTCAGGGAGCCGGGGCAGCCGGGCGCCGGTGAGGGCCGCTGGCCCTACCAGGTCCAGCCCCGCGACCGCCGCCACGCCAACCGCCTGTGGCTCATCCGCGCACGCCTGGCGGCGGGGTGA
- a CDS encoding LuxR C-terminal-related transcriptional regulator — protein sequence MDRGALLDQQALEVYRAILFHKEQDSVTLSELLELETDEVEAVLQRLADLSLLAPSRDAPGTLRAVNPRIGLKMLLRREQDELTWRQQRIEQERAALASLDAEYTASRQSEAGDRVEELHHLDEIRIRLEALAESCTTEFLAFHPGSGPGVGAIQTGRSLIEQALARGVKFRSIYLDSIANDRVGRTHAQWMMENNGDVRTSPTLPLQLLVIDTSAAMVAGLPGQSGTSALLFTGQPVVLAMRALFEAYWEHASSANQLVDVSDAPSCELTPQERKLLQLLGTGLTDEAAARALGIGVRTERRMVSELMKRLGASSRFEAGVQATRRRWI from the coding sequence TTGGACAGGGGCGCGTTGCTCGACCAGCAGGCCCTCGAGGTGTACCGGGCGATCCTCTTCCACAAGGAGCAGGACTCGGTGACGCTCAGCGAGCTGCTGGAGTTGGAGACCGACGAGGTGGAGGCCGTACTTCAGCGCTTGGCCGACCTCTCCCTCCTGGCTCCTTCCCGGGACGCGCCCGGCACACTGCGCGCGGTGAACCCCCGGATCGGCCTGAAGATGCTTCTGCGGCGTGAGCAGGACGAGTTGACCTGGCGTCAGCAGCGCATCGAGCAGGAGCGGGCAGCACTCGCGTCACTGGACGCCGAATACACCGCTTCCCGCCAGTCCGAAGCCGGCGACCGCGTCGAGGAGTTGCACCACCTCGACGAGATACGGATCCGGCTGGAGGCCCTCGCCGAGTCCTGCACGACCGAGTTCCTCGCCTTCCACCCCGGGAGCGGACCGGGGGTGGGGGCGATCCAGACGGGACGGTCCCTGATCGAGCAGGCGCTGGCGCGGGGCGTGAAGTTCCGCTCGATCTATCTCGACAGCATCGCCAACGACCGTGTGGGCCGGACGCACGCCCAGTGGATGATGGAGAACAACGGCGACGTCCGGACCTCCCCGACCCTGCCGCTGCAGCTGCTCGTCATCGACACGAGCGCGGCGATGGTCGCCGGCCTGCCCGGGCAGAGCGGGACGTCGGCGTTGCTCTTCACCGGGCAGCCCGTGGTGCTCGCGATGCGCGCGCTCTTCGAGGCGTACTGGGAACACGCCTCGTCCGCCAACCAGCTCGTCGACGTGAGTGACGCTCCGTCCTGCGAACTCACCCCGCAGGAGCGGAAATTGCTCCAGCTCCTCGGCACCGGCCTCACGGACGAAGCCGCGGCGCGCGCCCTGGGTATCGGGGTCCGCACGGAGCGGCGGATGGTGAGCGAGCTGATGAAGCGGCTCGGAGCCTCCAGCCGGTTCGAGGCCGGAGTGCAAGCCACTCGCCGGCGGTGGATCTGA
- a CDS encoding response regulator transcription factor, producing the protein MRSQGHTEPRSVPRSRSANGRRAHLASLDASLTVIAADVGFLRQFGGTAAEICGRSICDLLRLNASPALDEHFNRLLDGRSSRFTERVVGLCGPHAGFSAGLTGIAVHTEATSVACAVLLRPDDGSPLPHADGVPHQEREALLPLGARILEGVAGGASTEQLASRLYLSRQGVEYHVGQMLRQLEVPNRAALVARAHSKGMFAPGVWPPRILPGSVKQFRRRVPATASQGPFCP; encoded by the coding sequence GTGAGATCGCAAGGGCACACCGAACCCCGCTCCGTCCCGCGTTCCCGGTCGGCCAACGGCCGGCGGGCCCATCTGGCCAGCCTGGACGCCTCGTTGACCGTCATCGCGGCGGACGTGGGATTCCTGCGGCAGTTCGGCGGCACGGCGGCCGAGATCTGCGGCCGGAGCATCTGCGACCTGCTGCGCCTCAACGCCTCCCCCGCACTCGACGAGCACTTCAACCGGCTGCTCGACGGCCGCAGTTCGCGCTTCACCGAGCGTGTGGTCGGTCTCTGCGGTCCGCACGCCGGCTTCTCCGCCGGGCTGACGGGAATCGCCGTGCACACCGAGGCCACCTCCGTGGCCTGTGCCGTCCTTCTCCGACCGGACGACGGTTCGCCTCTCCCCCACGCGGACGGCGTCCCCCACCAGGAACGGGAGGCGCTGCTACCCCTCGGTGCCCGGATACTCGAAGGCGTCGCGGGCGGCGCCTCGACCGAGCAGCTGGCTTCCCGTCTCTACCTCAGCAGGCAGGGCGTGGAATACCACGTGGGGCAGATGCTCCGTCAGCTCGAAGTGCCCAACCGCGCCGCCCTCGTGGCCCGAGCCCACTCCAAGGGCATGTTCGCGCCGGGTGTCTGGCCGCCGCGGATCCTTCCGGGGTCCGTCAAGCAGTTCCGCCGGCGCGTACCTGCCACCGCTTCGCAGGGGCCCTTCTGTCCGTAG
- a CDS encoding polyprenyl synthetase family protein, producing the protein MSTQTLDLGRTSAAETRESVANFLEKFLTEKKEKAVLPQAERLPQILAEFLTGGKLIRPLLTVTGWVAAGGARDSEQVVQVAASLEMFHAFALIHDDIMDHSELRRGRPTAHRQLSADQQGSGARHFGVGAAILLGDLAFTWSDEILHRADLTPVQFASVFPVISEMRSEVMLGQYLDLRGTGNPTDDVESTLTVSRYKTAKYTVERPLHIGAALAGAGLGTMDVFTAYAIPLGEAFQLRDDLLGVYGDARTTGKSHLDDLRVGKNTTLVALALRAADPGQAALLHELIGNPSLDEAGAEQVRKIFAETGAKDTVEEMIENRYRESVEALDGAPFAAEAIHALQDLARNATRRTS; encoded by the coding sequence ATGAGCACGCAGACGTTGGATCTCGGCAGAACCAGCGCGGCGGAGACGAGAGAGTCCGTCGCGAATTTCCTTGAGAAGTTCCTCACCGAGAAGAAGGAGAAGGCCGTACTCCCGCAGGCGGAGCGACTGCCTCAGATCCTGGCGGAGTTCCTCACGGGAGGAAAGCTCATCCGCCCCCTGCTCACGGTGACCGGATGGGTGGCGGCGGGCGGGGCGAGGGACAGTGAACAGGTCGTACAGGTCGCCGCTTCACTGGAGATGTTCCACGCGTTCGCCCTGATCCATGACGACATCATGGATCACAGTGAACTCCGCAGAGGCCGCCCCACCGCTCACCGCCAGCTCTCCGCGGATCAACAGGGCTCCGGTGCCAGGCACTTCGGTGTCGGCGCGGCAATACTGCTGGGCGATCTCGCTTTCACGTGGTCCGACGAGATACTGCACCGGGCAGACCTCACTCCCGTTCAGTTCGCATCGGTTTTCCCGGTCATCAGCGAGATGCGCAGCGAGGTGATGCTGGGGCAGTATCTCGATCTGCGGGGCACGGGAAACCCGACGGACGACGTGGAGTCGACGCTGACGGTCAGCCGCTACAAGACCGCCAAATACACGGTCGAGCGGCCCCTGCACATAGGAGCGGCCCTTGCGGGCGCCGGCCTCGGGACCATGGACGTCTTCACCGCGTATGCCATTCCGCTGGGCGAGGCCTTCCAGCTCCGCGACGATCTGCTCGGCGTCTACGGCGACGCCCGGACAACCGGGAAGTCCCATCTCGACGACCTTCGCGTCGGCAAGAACACCACGCTTGTCGCGCTCGCCCTGCGTGCCGCCGACCCCGGACAGGCCGCCCTGCTGCACGAGTTGATCGGAAATCCCTCCCTGGACGAAGCGGGTGCCGAACAGGTGCGGAAGATCTTCGCCGAAACAGGCGCCAAAGACACCGTCGAAGAAATGATCGAGAACCGCTACCGGGAGTCCGTCGAAGCGCTGGATGGTGCGCCGTTCGCCGCTGAGGCGATTCACGCCCTCCAGGATCTCGCCCGCAATGCCACTAGGAGGACGTCATGA
- a CDS encoding terpene synthase family protein, translating into MSDAELREVMDTCNRAVAPLGKDVSDKRWISYMDVVRWSQSARHIKDMEAFKAVCVLNCVTFVWDDMDPALHRFDLFLPQVSAVCERYYAPQDAAFAYEGARAFITSDHMFRDSPIKKTLCSTSPEQYFRFRVTDVGVDFWMKMSYPIYRHAEFTEHAKTGLAARMTTRGLAIVNDFYSYERENALGQITNCFELCDVDDDKDFERFFEERLKDMTEDIECVKAFDETTADILLDLLRGNFVWTTRDRRYKAAVNDVNSFIR; encoded by the coding sequence ATGTCGGACGCAGAACTGCGCGAGGTCATGGACACCTGCAACCGTGCGGTGGCGCCGCTGGGGAAGGACGTCTCCGACAAGCGCTGGATCTCGTACATGGACGTGGTCCGGTGGTCCCAATCCGCCCGCCACATCAAGGACATGGAAGCGTTCAAGGCTGTCTGCGTGCTGAACTGCGTCACCTTCGTGTGGGACGACATGGATCCCGCGCTGCACCGGTTCGATCTCTTTCTGCCCCAGGTGAGCGCGGTGTGCGAACGCTACTACGCACCACAGGACGCGGCATTCGCCTATGAGGGAGCCCGCGCGTTCATCACCAGCGACCACATGTTCCGCGATTCGCCGATCAAGAAGACGCTCTGCAGCACCTCTCCCGAGCAGTACTTCCGGTTCCGGGTCACCGACGTCGGCGTGGACTTCTGGATGAAGATGTCCTACCCGATCTACCGGCACGCGGAGTTCACCGAGCACGCCAAGACGGGGCTCGCCGCACGCATGACCACGCGCGGACTGGCGATCGTCAACGACTTCTACTCCTACGAACGCGAGAACGCGCTCGGCCAGATCACCAACTGCTTCGAACTGTGCGACGTGGACGACGACAAGGACTTCGAGCGCTTCTTCGAGGAGCGGCTGAAGGACATGACGGAGGACATCGAATGCGTCAAAGCCTTCGACGAGACCACCGCGGACATCCTCCTGGACCTTCTCCGCGGCAACTTCGTGTGGACGACACGTGACCGGCGCTACAAGGCGGCCGTGAACGACGTCAACTCGTTCATCCGATAG
- a CDS encoding cytochrome P450 yields the protein MPNTISPPADRTWRTGKAPGALPLLGHVLPLWRDPLGFLASLPSHGDVVEVRIGPGRAYLVNHPELVRHVLLHPRVFDKGGIFDKARQLLGNSLSVSRGEEHRYQRRLVQPAFRPGKIAEYTRAVADDTNSAIAAWSSGDVRNISDEMHALLMRVAARTLFSTGLDDATIEEARHCLRTVSLGIYKRAMAPLGVMEKLPTPAKRAYDHANTRLREIVATMIDTQRRSPSDRQDLVSTLLRAEHPVTGEKLTDRELLDQVVTFLIAGSETTASTLAFVFHLMGAFPEVEKRVHTEIDEAVGDRAPAYEDLPSLPYTRNVITEALRLYPPSWMAMRVAVEDVELGGLPVRSGAMVLYSAYAMHRNPELFPSPETFDPGRWEADRAARVPRGALLPFGAGSHKCIGDVLALTETTLIVAAIAAGWRLRPVPGTRLRPEPRATLEAGPLPMICERR from the coding sequence GTGCCGAACACGATCTCTCCCCCGGCGGACCGCACTTGGCGGACCGGCAAGGCCCCCGGCGCCCTCCCGCTGCTGGGGCACGTCCTTCCGCTCTGGCGCGACCCGCTGGGCTTCCTGGCCTCACTGCCCTCCCACGGCGACGTGGTCGAGGTCCGCATCGGCCCCGGCCGCGCCTACCTCGTCAACCATCCCGAGCTGGTCAGACACGTACTGCTCCACCCGCGGGTCTTCGACAAGGGCGGGATCTTCGACAAGGCGCGGCAACTGCTCGGCAACAGCCTGTCCGTGTCCCGCGGTGAGGAGCACCGGTACCAGCGCCGGCTCGTCCAGCCCGCCTTCCGCCCGGGGAAGATCGCCGAGTACACGCGCGCCGTCGCCGACGACACGAACTCGGCGATCGCCGCATGGAGTTCGGGCGACGTACGGAACATCAGCGACGAGATGCACGCACTGCTGATGCGCGTGGCCGCGCGGACCCTCTTCTCCACGGGTCTTGACGACGCCACGATCGAAGAGGCCCGGCACTGCCTGCGAACCGTTTCCCTGGGGATCTACAAACGGGCCATGGCACCGCTGGGAGTCATGGAGAAGCTGCCCACTCCGGCGAAGCGCGCCTACGACCACGCCAACACCAGGCTGCGGGAAATCGTGGCGACGATGATCGACACCCAGCGGCGGTCCCCCTCCGACCGGCAGGATCTGGTGTCGACGCTGCTGCGTGCCGAGCATCCGGTGACCGGGGAGAAGCTCACGGACCGCGAACTGCTGGACCAGGTCGTCACGTTCCTGATCGCCGGCAGTGAGACCACGGCCTCGACGCTCGCCTTCGTATTCCACCTGATGGGGGCCTTCCCCGAGGTCGAGAAGCGGGTCCACACGGAGATCGACGAGGCCGTCGGGGACCGGGCTCCGGCCTACGAGGACCTGCCGTCACTCCCCTACACGCGCAACGTCATCACCGAGGCGCTGCGCCTCTACCCGCCGTCCTGGATGGCGATGAGGGTGGCGGTCGAGGACGTCGAACTCGGCGGCCTGCCGGTCCGGTCGGGCGCCATGGTCCTCTACAGCGCCTACGCCATGCACCGCAATCCGGAGCTGTTCCCCTCCCCGGAGACGTTCGACCCCGGGCGCTGGGAAGCGGACCGGGCCGCGCGGGTGCCCCGCGGCGCGCTGCTGCCGTTCGGCGCCGGCAGCCACAAGTGCATCGGCGACGTGCTGGCGCTCACCGAGACGACGCTCATCGTCGCGGCCATCGCGGCGGGTTGGCGGCTGCGCCCGGTGCCCGGAACCCGGCTGCGCCCGGAACCGAGGGCGACGCTCGAGGCCGGACCGCTGCCCATGATCTGCGAACGGCGTTGA